In a single window of the Acyrthosiphon pisum isolate AL4f chromosome X, pea_aphid_22Mar2018_4r6ur, whole genome shotgun sequence genome:
- the LOC100570885 gene encoding zinc finger MYM-type protein 1-like yields MSDVAHGLFCKYCFIFASYNNCLQNLVIKPLQKFSKLTGKDGVLSVHNNNKYHLNAVRAGKDFLKTYSCPKKQVINQISTQRLEQVKENRERLRPIIETLIFCGQQNIAIRGHRDDGKLIDIDNSESSPTSNEGNFRELLRLRIRAGDVSLKKHLENTSSRATYIGKNIQNELLDCIGSVIKSQIVKNVQNAGFYSIMFDETSDISCVEQLSLTLRYVINNEIHEDFVCFVDAYRSIRTNDVLASGETKLTGVALGHIVLDILTNDLGLDLKRCVGVATDGCAVMVSEDYEAVTTIKKKCSIAVYCPCYNHALNNSLAQTSKIVPIRNTIGTLKEIIAFFNASAKRHLVLKNISTKILTGLCQTRWIEMHDGVLQFKSALPKVIEALTDISNWADRISSSKASILLAAICNSDFVISLLSTADILKLTLPVSRLLQTSSLDLANASSAIEGIKEIFQEKRTLCVGEFHKIFLEASSLAEEIGCEIKMPRRAKAQIHRNNYPATDAEQFYLRSIYVPLLDTINLDITNRLSTDTLEAFDLRLLMPNIIVKLNDIDGWDRQRISVRIIAVAKKFSPLFTVSENLMVDMLEGEISLWLHKWKQQPINERPCTALESYMQCDEDMFPTIRTLMQVLATLPVSVASAERSFSTLRRVKTWLRSRMTEDRLSALCLINVYNNLDVINEIDRIIDIFANSKNRRMEFVL; encoded by the exons ATGTCTGATGTAGCTCAtggattattttgtaaatactgttttatatttGCATCATATAATAATTGCCTTCAAAATCTCGTAATAAAACCACttcaaaaattttcaaagttgACTGGCAAAGATGGTGTTCTtagtgttcataataataacaagtatcACTTAAATGCTGTAAGAGCTGGAAAAGACTTTTTGAAAACTTATTCATGTCCTAAAAAACAAGTAATTAATCAAATTTCTACTCAGAGACTTGAACAAGTTAAAGAAAATCGTGAACGACTCCGACCAATCATcgaaactttaattttttgtggACAACAAAATATTGCAATAAGAGGTCATAGAGATGACggtaaattaattgatattgatAACTCTGAAAGTTCTCCTACTTCTAATGAAGGAAATTTCAGAGAATTGTTGCGCTTAAGAATACGTGCTGGTGATGTAAGTTTAAAAAAGCATTTGGAAAATACTTCCTCTCGAGCCACGTACATAGGAAAGAATATTCAAAATGAACTCTTGGACTGCATTGGAAGTGTCATTAAATctcaaattgttaaaaatgttcaaaatgctGGTTTCTATTCAATCATGTTCGATGAAACTTCAGACATATCTTGTGTTGAGCAACTTAGCTTAACTTTGAGATATGTCATTAATAATGAAATCCATGAGGATTTTGTGTGTTTTGTGGATGCTTATAGATCCATAAGGACAAATGATGTATTAGCTTCTGGAGAAACCAAACTCACTGGAGTGGCTCTTGGTCACattgttttagatattttaactaatGATTTGGGACTTGATTTAAAACGTTGTGTTGGAGTGGCCACTGATGGTTGTGCTGTAATGGTATCTGAAGATTATGAAGCAGTTACTACAATAAAGAAAAAGTGTTCAATTGCAGTTTACTGTCCTTGCTATAATCATGCATTGAATAATTCATTGGCACAGACTTCTAAAATTGTGCCCATAAGGAATACAATAGGAACTCTAAAggaaataattgcattttttaatgCATCAGCTAAAAGGCACTTGGTATTGAAGaatatttctacaaaaataCTTACAGGACTGTGTCAAACAAGATGGATAGAGATGCACGATGGTGTTCTACAGTTTAAATCTGCTCTTCCAaag gttATTGAAGCACTTACAGACATTTCTAACTGGGCTGATCGAATTTCTTCTTCGAAAGCTTCTATATTATTGGCAGCTATATGCAACAGTGATTTTGTCATTTCCCTTTTGTCAACTGctgatattttgaaattaacgCTGCCAGTATCTCGACTCCTTCAAACATCATCATTAGATTTAGCTAATGCTTCGTCCGCAATAGAAGGAATCAAAGAAATATTTCAGGAAAAACGTACGCTGTGTGTAGgtgaatttcataaaattttcttGGAAGCTAGTAGCTTAGCAGAAGAAATTGGATGTGAAATCAAAATGCCAAGAAGAGCAAAAGCACAAATACACCGTAATAATTATCCAGCGACGGATGCTGAACAATTTTACTTGCGTAGCATTTACGTTCCATTATTAGACACTATAAATTTGGATATAACCAACAGGTTATCAACAGACACATTGGAAGCATTTGATTTGCGTTTACTTAtgccaaatattattgttaaattaaatgacATTGATGGTTGGGACCGACAAAGAATATCTGTGAGAATCATTGCAGTAGCAAAAAAGTTTTCTCCACTCTTCACTGTTTCCGAAAATTTAATGGTTGATATGTTAGAag gtgaaATTAGTCTGTGGCTTCACAAATGGAAACAACAACCAATTAATGAACGTCCATGTACAGCTTTGGAATCGTACATGCAATGTGATGAAGATATGTTTCCAACTATTAGAACATTAATGCAAGTATTAGCAACTCTTCCTGTAAGCGTTGCCTCTGCCGAAAGGAGTTTCTCCACACTTAGGAGAGTTAAAACCTGGCTTCGTTCAAGGATGACTGAAGATAGATTATCAGCATTATGTCTTATCAATGTGTATAACAATTTAGATGTTATAAATGAAATAGATcgtataattgatatttttgcaaattctaaaaatagaagaatggaatttgtgttgtaa